GGTCGACCAGGGTCGCGAGCAGCAGGTTGCCGGCGCCCGCGCAGGGGTTCGCACCGACGCTGCCCGTGCCGTTCGCGATGGTGATGTCGAGGGTGTGCGCAGTGACGTCGGCATATGTGCTGTGGTTGGCGAGGTCGTAGTTGAGCACGCTCCCACCATTCTGCATCGAGATGGTCACCGCGTCGGCTCGGGCCACGATACCCGCGGTGCCGTTCACCCCGGTCTCGCCATACAGCCGAACATTGCCCCCGTTGGTTGAGGTGACGCTGACGCTGCCGTCGTTGGCGGCGTTGGTTCCCGCCACCACGTCGTGCAGACCGAGAAGCCCGTCGCCCGTGATGGCGATGGAGCCGGCCGACCGCTCGTTGTCGGTCGACACCGCCTGCAGACGGCATACGCCGTAGGTGAGCGAGAAATTGTCGAAATCCATCACACGCTGGTCGCGGAAGCTGCCGCCGGCATAGATCTGATCGAAGTGGTCCATGTCTCCGAGGGCGACGAGATTGATACCGTCAGACGCCGATGCGCCCCCCTCGGTATAGGCGTTGACGTGGGTGTTGGCGCCGGTGAAGACCACCGCACGCGTGTTGCCGATGGAGCCGGTGCCCGCCCCGGTGCGCACCGCATCGAGGTAGACGGTGCCCGTGGTGCTCCCCGCGCTCATGGTCACGTCAGCCACGCCGGGATGGAAGCCCCCGTTGATGTTGCCGCTCAGTGCCACCACCGAGAGGGTGCCGCCATAGGCGCCATAGTTGTCAAACGTGATGTCGCCGCTCCGGTTGTAGAGGTAGACGTTCTCCGCGGTGAGCGCCTGCTCCTGATTGGCGAACCCACTGAGCACCCCGGCAACGAGGTTCAGGTAGTTGCCCGTCCCCCATGTTGCATGGATCTCGCCGCCCGTGGTGGTGAACACGATGTCGGCGGGACGGCTCTGATCGGTCACGTAGATCGAACCGCCCGACAAGGTCGAGTCGAGGCACAGCCGATTCGTCACATCGGTGACGATGGGCACGCTGCTGACCCCGATGTTGCGGGCGGTGAGGGTGACCACATCGGCACTGATGTGATTGCTGCCACTGGCCTTGATGTCACCGCTGTCGCTGGCGATGACGGCGTACGTGTCGGTACCCGTGAGGTCGAATCGGTTGACGGTGATATCGGCCGACGCGCCGGCCGGCGCGATGTTGTGATACGCCAGGCTGGTTCCGTGGGAGACGTCGGTGCTACCCGCCAGGATCACGTTGGCTCCGAGGTTGAGCACATTGCTCGTGAAAGTCAGAAGCAGCGGATTGCTGCTCTGATCGAGGAAGGTGAGGTAGGCATTGCCCCCCGCCGTGATGACGTTGTTGCGACTTGCCGAGGCGTTGTTGTCGGCGAAGATGCGCCCCCCCGTGCTCTTGATGACGAGGTCGCGGGTGACGTGGGTGAGCAGCGACGTGTCATTCGTGTTGTTGCCATCATAGCCGCTGGTGCCGATGTCGCCACCCGCCACGATGTAGGCGTTCACCGCGCTGATGCGGCTGGTGCTCTGCTGCACGATGGTGCTGTTGGGCACGCGGACGTAGGCATTCGTGCCCGCCGTGATGGGATGGGTGAGGGCAAGCTGGCCCGTCGTGGTGAGGTCGACCACATGCGCATCGGCGATGATGCCGTTCACCAGCACGTTGTTGGCTGTGGCGTTGGCCGCCACGCCGCAGCCGCTCACATCGAGGGTGTTGAACGACCCCACCTGGAGATTGCTGCCGGTGTTGGTGTTGTAGAGATACACGTTGCCGGTGAGGTAGTTGCCGTTGCCATCGGTGGCGCCGCTGCCGTTGGCGTTCGTGCTCTCGGCCGCCAGCATCGGCGTGCTCGTGTAGATGCTGTGGGTGTGGTCGCCCACCCCCGTGTTGCCCCACAGCACCACCTGGCTGCCGCTCACCGTGCCTCCACCGGGGGCGGTGTTGGTTGCCGTGATGTTCCCGGTTGCGGCCACGATGCTGGCCTCGCCCGTGGTGGCACCAGCCGTGACGCTATTCTGGTTGAGCGCAACCGATCCGTTGGCATAGAGCGCCACGTTGCGGTCGGCGTTGGTGGTGTAGACGTCGCCCCCGTTGGTGAGGGTGATGTTGCCCGCCGGCGCGGCGAGGGTCACGTTGCCATTGGCGTACACGTGACTGGCCACGGTGAGGTTGCCCGCGGTGTAGACGCACACCTCGGCGTCGTTGGTCTGGGTGTACACGCCCGCGATGGGCGCGCTGGCCGACACGCCGCCGCAGCCGGAGGTGTCGAGGGTGGAATGGGTGTCGATGGTGAGGCCGCTGGCACGGGTGTTGCGCACATAGATGACGCCCTGGGTGCAGGTGGCCGAGAGATGTGACGCATCGATGTTGACGGTGTTGCCCGCGCCCGCCGCGCCGATGGGATTGAAGGTGTTGAGCACGACCGTGTCGGCGTTGATGGAGCCGCCCGTCTGCTCGGTGACCCCCGCCGTGGCCGAGACGATGCTCGCAACGCCACCGGGCGCGTTGATGGTGTGACTCCCCACCGAGATGTTGCCGTCGGCGTAGATGCCGACGTTGCCCGTGCCGGACGTAACATTGCCGCCGCTGAGCGAGATCTGACCGTTTCCTGACGTGGGCGCGGTGAGGCAGATGTCCCCGTAGCCGTAGATGCCCTGCACCTGGGTGCCGCTGAACAGCGTGTTGCGGGTGATGACATCGAACGAGCGGACATTCCACAGGTTGAGCTTGCCGCTGCCGTACGCGGCCACGTTCGGCGCGGAGATGGTAAGCGACAGGTCGGTGCCGCGCCAGATGTTGCCATAGTAGTGGTACTCATCATACCCGTGGGCCACGAGGGCGATGTCGCCGCTCGCCACCACCACGGGTGTGCCCGCGCTGCTGCCCGTGTGGTCGATGATGGTGGCCGTGGTGCTACCCGATGTGAACGGCATGCCCGCGGCCAGGGTGACCACGCTCACGTCGGTGTTGTTGGCATTGATGCCCACGATCTGACCTGCCTCGAGGGTGATGTTGCCCTGCGCCTCGAGACCGATGCTGTGTCCGCTGCCCACGATGGGCGCCTGGGCGACCGACATCGAGCCGTACGTGGCCGCATACACATCGCCGTTCGCCGTGAGACCGACGAGCCCCAAGGGGGCCACGCCGCCGCAGCCGCGGGTATCGAGGGTGGCGAGCGAAGGCGTGAGGGTCAGTCCCCCGTTGATGCCGCTCTCATCGACGTCGACGACGCTGATGTTTCCGGTGTCACTCGTCGCCGCCACGCGCGCGGCGCTGATGTTGAGCGAGGTCGAGGTCGAGGTGGTGGCCCCCACATTGCCCACGGCGTGCAGGACTACATCGTGACCCACCACGCGCCCCCCCGTGCCCTCTTTGATGGCCCCGCCCGCATCGACGCTGGCCTCGTAGCCCGTGTTCGTGCCGCCGCGGATGCTCGCGCCGTGCAGCGTCACGTCACCGCTGGCGTAGACCGCGGTGTTGCCCACGGTCGAGGTCGTGGTGTAGACGTCTGCGGCCACCGTCAGGCTGCCCGTGGGAACCGCCAGGCAGACATTCGAGCCGCCCACGCCCGTGACCGTGTACGGCGAGCAGAGAATGGCGGCCGCGGTGGTGGTGACGCTCTCATCGACCTGTATCGAGACGTTGCCCCCCAGTGACAGCGCCGCCAGGTTGCTCACCATCAGGTGCAGGGCGTTGGCGTCGACGCGGCTGGCCGCAATGCTGCCCGTGGCGCGGATCACGCCGGTGGTCGCGGTGATGAGATCGGGGTGGATGTTGTCGGTGACATTGTCCTGCAAGGTGATGCCGGCGTTGTTGATGACGTAGCCGGTGTGGATGGTCACATTGCCGGCGTTCAGGCTCACCACGTTGGTGTTCGCGCCGCCCAGCAGCTGATCGAGGATGAGGGTCCCCCCCGACTGCAGACCGATGTTGTTGCCGCTCGGGCCGGAGATGAGCGCCACGTCCTCGAGGGTGCCCGCCGAGCTGTAGCACACAGTGCCACCGCGGATGGTGACGACCTTGCCACTGTTCCCGAACACGTCGATGGTGGTCACGGCCTGGGTGGTGTTGGGATTGGTGTCGATGATCTGCATGTTGCCGGCAAGTCCCACCACGTCGATGAGGCTGCTCAGCGTGTTGGTGCTGCTGCCCGCCGAGACGTGATAGGGGTTGGCGCCGCTGCCCTGCACGTAGACCGAGCCGCTGCCGCCCACGCTGGCCCCCCACATCACGATGTTGTCGGCCTGCACGTAATCATCCCAGGTGTTGCGGCCCTGGAAGCCGGCGCTGCCCGTGATCTGTCCCGCGGTGCCGCCGCCATTCGTGCTCGAGGCGTCGAGGCTCACGGTGCGACCGCCGGCGAGGGCGCGGATGTAGGCGCCCACAGTGAGGTTGGCGCCGTTGGTCATCTGGATGGCCACGTCGTTGGTCGTGGAGGTGACCCCGGTGATGTTGCAGTACGCGCCCGTGGTGAGGCTCATGTCATCGGTGAGCGAGAACGCGGTATCCGCCAGGCCCGCCAGGTAGGGGGCGTGGATGTAGATGGGCGCGCCCACGGTCCCCACGTTGCCCGAGCCGGTCTGCGTTCCAGCCGCCGCCGAGAGCACGGCGAAGCTCGAAGCGTTCACATCATAGGAAACTCCGTTCGCGCGCTGGTCAACGATGTTTCCATTGTTGCCGGGGGCGCCGACGGTGGGAGTTCCCGCGAAGATGCAGACGTTGGTACCCGTGAGCGTCTGGAAGATGTTCACGTCTCCCGTCTCGGTGCGCAGAAAGACATCACCGCTCGTACCCGCCATGTTCTGCGGCGAGGTCATGCCATTGACGGTGACCGTCGCCCCCGCGGTGGTGTTTCCGGCATTCGATGTGTACGACACGCCGGTGACGTTGATGGCCCCGGCGGTGCGCACGTAGGTGGGACCGGAGTCGTTGGTGGTGGCGAGATTGGTCGCGTTGATGTAGATGGGATGAGAGACATCGGCGGAAGACGTCTCGGCCGCGCCGATGTGGTAGGCGCCCGTGCCCGCGTGTGTGTTGAAGGCGTCGGCCCGCAGCACCACGTTCACCGCGCTCACGTTGTAATTGCCCAGGGCCGCTCCTGCCCCCAGATTATTGGTGACGTTGCCGCCCGCGATGACCGCCGCGGTGTTGGCCCCGACCGCGGTGTTGGTGGCCGACACATTGCCCAGCTGGATATCGCTGGTGCCGTTGGTGAAGAGCGAGATGTTGGTGTTCGAGGTCACCGCACGCGCGTACGCCGTGCCGTCGCTCACGAGAATCACCGTGTCGGTGGTGGGGCTGCTCGAGCTCACGGCAATCTCATGATTCGTGGCGTAGCCCCAGTTGGTGGCATTGAGGTTGTGGAGGTACATTCCACCGTCATTGATGGTGGCCCCCACATTCGTCACCGAGGTCACCAGCATGGGAACGCCACCGCCGCCATTCGGGTTCTGTCCCACGCTGCCCGGGTTCAAGAGATAGAGGTCGAGATTGAGCGCGGTGACCTGTGGATTCGCAGCGGTCGCGCTGGCGTTGAGCACGTCGCCACCATGCACGGTGATGCTCACCGAATCGCTCAATGCCGTGAGCCCCCCCGTGCCGGTGGCCCCGAACTGATTCGGGTCGCCTACAAGCAGCACGTCCTTGCCACCGGTGGAGGTCACGCTGATGTTGCCGTCACCGGCGAGGCCCGTACCCGCCACGACGTCGTGCAGCACCATCTGGCCGTTCCCGGTGATGTCGACGCTGCCGGCACTCTGATTGGGGTTCGCAGACACCGCCGACAGGGTCACAACGCCCCACGTGGGCGTGGGCGAGGCGGGGAGGTGGAAGCCGGCCGAGTACCCCACATCGGTGTAGAAGTTGTCGTTCACGGGAATGAAGCCGTCGGAGCCCGGCAGGTACCAGTAGGAGGGCTCGCTCACCGAAGCGCCTGCGTAGATCTGATCGATGTGCGCGGCGTCGCCGAGCATCTGCAGGTGGATGCCGTCGGTTGCGGCAGACGCGCCACTCACGGTGTAGGCGTTCACATGCATGGTCGCGTCGGTGAGCTTCACCGCCGCTGTGTCGCCAATGGAACCGGAGCCCGCATGACTTCCCTTCACCGCTTCGAGGTAGAGGGTGCCGTTGGTGAGGCTCGCGTCGGCGTAGGCGCCGCTACCCCCCTCGATGCTCCCGTTCAGGGTGCGCAAGAAGAAGATGCCCCCATTGGCCTGGTAGCCGATGCCCGCGCTGTTGTCGAACGTCACGTTGCCGGTGGCGTCGGTGAGATAGACGTTCTCGGCGGTCTGGCTGCTCTCTTGGTTGGCACGCCCGGTGAGGAGGCCACCCGACAGGTGCACGTAGTCGGCGCGGCTGTTGTTGGCACCCCAGTTGGCATTCACGGTGCCGCTGTGGGTGACGAGGTAGAGGTTCGAGGGCTTCGTGGTGTCGTCGAGATACAGATTGCCGCTGACCTGCAGCGCGTCGGCGGCCAGCACGCCGGCGGTCTGCACGAGAATGGGATGGGCGTTGGTGCCGATGTTCTGGCCGATGAGCGTGGTCGAGGCCGTTGCGAAGATATCTACCGTGCTCGCCGAACCCAGGAGGCTGCTGATGTTCGCGCTGGCGTCGCTCAGGTAGATGGCGTGAATGGGATTGGCGGCCGTGGCAATGCCGTTGAGCCGAAGGTTGCTGGTGCCCGTGTTGATCAGCCCCAGGTCGAGGTTGCCAAACCAGCTGCTGCTCGCGCCCGGCGTGAGATTGAGATTCAAAACGCCCGATCCGGTGGTCTGGGTGATCTGGTCGTTGCTCACGCTGTCCTTGATGTAGACGGAACCGTCGTTGCTGGTGACGCTGAGGGTGTGGTTCACCGCGCCATTGATGACGATGGGGTTTCCGCTGGTTCCGATGTGCGCCCCCGACGTCTCGGTGGTGAGCAGCACCGTGGGAACGCCCACCGTGCCGCTGCGCTCGATGGAGCCGCCCACAGAGGTGATGTTCCACTCTCCGCCTGTGGTGGCGGTGATGTTGCCCAGGGTGACGGTGGCATTGCTCGTGTCGGTGAACAGCACCATCGCGCCGCCCGTGCTGCCGGTAAGGGTCGAGGGGGTGTAGCCCACGGTGGGCGCGCCCGAGATGTCCACCCGCCCATTGTTTGTGGTGATGTTCATGTACGTGGGCGAGATGCTCTCGTTCACGTACACCGAGCGGCCAGCCGCATCAGACTTGATCCAGAGATAGGGCGTGTTCACCTGCACCGACGACCCGTTGCTGCCGATGTCGTAGTTCACGGCCTCAAGCGAGACGCCGTGCGACGCGGTGATGGTGCCGCCCCCATTGACGATGCTCCCGTTGTTGGCCTGGGCGGTGAGGTCGCTGACGGTGTAGTTCCCCACCGTGATGTTGCCGTTGGTCGAGACGAGGTTTGCCGTTGTGGCGGTGACCGTGCCCGCTCCCGTGATGGCGCCCGATGTCGCGTTCAGGGTGTGGGCGTAGAAGGTGCCGAGATTGATGGTGTTCGCCGTGACGTTGGTGAGGCTGACATCGGTGCCGAGCCAGCCCGAGGTCGACGTCGAAGCCGTGGCGCCGTTGCCGTGCATCGTGAGGTACTGATTGGTGCTGCTGGTGTAGCCCCGCAGGTAGACGTCTTGACCGGTCCCGGTGAGGTTGACCGCCACGTTCGTGGGGAGCGAGCCGTAGCCGCTCGTTCCCGACACCGTCATGGGCGATCCAGAAGATCCCACCTGCGTGCTGTAGGTACCGTTGACCGTAAGGCTATCGGTACGAAGGTTCGGGACGCTGCCGCCGTCCCCACCCGTGGTGAGCGACCCTTGCGTGTTCAAGACGATTCCCTGGGGTGCATCGAGCCCGGAGTTGTATCCCACGGCCATGTTCACCAGGTTGGCCGTGATGGTTCCCACACCAGAGGTGTGGATGCGCATGGAGTAATCGCCGTTGGTGTACTGGCCGTAATACCAAGAGCCTCCGCTGTAGTCGCTCTGACTCGAGAGATACAGGTTGTTGGCCGAGATGTTCAGGCTCACGTTCGGGTAGAGGTTGATGTCATGGTCGGTGGTGTGGTAGTAGCTGGAGTAGCCGCCATAGGTGTAGTGGCG
The nucleotide sequence above comes from Pseudomonadota bacterium. Encoded proteins:
- a CDS encoding filamentous hemagglutinin N-terminal domain-containing protein, producing MAFRIATRAVKHIRALVAVGGLFAALVLPSAASPTDPTVKHGNVVVKPGPNVTTIEQLTSRAIIDWRSFSINPNEAVRILQPGQLSIILNRVTGGDPSIIRGQLSATGQVFLLNPNGVLFTPTSVVNTAGLLVSTLKMSDSDFLAGRYNLSQDPNAKLASVVNQGTITVTDGGYAVLTAPLVSNEGLIVCNLGKVVLGAGEKITLNFDGRNLINWSMPGMTGKPGTVVVPQAALSTLLSQVITNHSVVEAGSMAANPDGTVSLVGASGVAVNNGIIRVDGLGGSNAGAIDVHSTQATVTGPSSVLSANGSGAGSNGGSIKIDSDGTLVTRQGSQMTTLPGPGGKGGFIETSGSRVQLEGGVQPGTGGTWLVDPTVLYIVSSNDNPYSSYSYQTVESIEGVTAGTVYIAGDTVEFDVRHYTYGGYSSYYHTTDHDINLYPNVSLNISANNLYLSSQSDYSGGSWYYGQYTNGDYSMRIHTSGVGTITANLVNMAVGYNSGLDAPQGIVLNTQGSLTTGGDGGSVPNLRTDSLTVNGTYSTQVGSSGSPMTVSGTSGYGSLPTNVAVNLTGTGQDVYLRGYTSSTNQYLTMHGNGATASTSTSGWLGTDVSLTNVTANTINLGTFYAHTLNATSGAITGAGTVTATTANLVSTNGNITVGNYTVSDLTAQANNGSIVNGGGTITASHGVSLEAVNYDIGSNGSSVQVNTPYLWIKSDAAGRSVYVNESISPTYMNITTNNGRVDISGAPTVGYTPSTLTGSTGGAMVLFTDTSNATVTLGNITATTGGEWNITSVGGSIERSGTVGVPTVLLTTETSGAHIGTSGNPIVINGAVNHTLSVTSNDGSVYIKDSVSNDQITQTTGSGVLNLNLTPGASSSWFGNLDLGLINTGTSNLRLNGIATAANPIHAIYLSDASANISSLLGSASTVDIFATASTTLIGQNIGTNAHPILVQTAGVLAADALQVSGNLYLDDTTKPSNLYLVTHSGTVNANWGANNSRADYVHLSGGLLTGRANQESSQTAENVYLTDATGNVTFDNSAGIGYQANGGIFFLRTLNGSIEGGSGAYADASLTNGTLYLEAVKGSHAGSGSIGDTAAVKLTDATMHVNAYTVSGASAATDGIHLQMLGDAAHIDQIYAGASVSEPSYWYLPGSDGFIPVNDNFYTDVGYSAGFHLPASPTPTWGVVTLSAVSANPNQSAGSVDITGNGQMVLHDVVAGTGLAGDGNISVTSTGGKDVLLVGDPNQFGATGTGGLTALSDSVSITVHGGDVLNASATAANPQVTALNLDLYLLNPGSVGQNPNGGGGVPMLVTSVTNVGATINDGGMYLHNLNATNWGYATNHEIAVSSSSPTTDTVILVSDGTAYARAVTSNTNISLFTNGTSDIQLGNVSATNTAVGANTAAVIAGGNVTNNLGAGAALGNYNVSAVNVVLRADAFNTHAGTGAYHIGAAETSSADVSHPIYINATNLATTNDSGPTYVRTAGAINVTGVSYTSNAGNTTAGATVTVNGMTSPQNMAGTSGDVFLRTETGDVNIFQTLTGTNVCIFAGTPTVGAPGNNGNIVDQRANGVSYDVNASSFAVLSAAAGTQTGSGNVGTVGAPIYIHAPYLAGLADTAFSLTDDMSLTTGAYCNITGVTSTTNDVAIQMTNGANLTVGAYIRALAGGRTVSLDASSTNGGGTAGQITGSAGFQGRNTWDDYVQADNIVMWGASVGGSGSVYVQGSGANPYHVSAGSSTNTLSSLIDVVGLAGNMQIIDTNPNTTQAVTTIDVFGNSGKVVTIRGGTVCYSSAGTLEDVALISGPSGNNIGLQSGGTLILDQLLGGANTNVVSLNAGNVTIHTGYVINNAGITLQDNVTDNIHPDLITATTGVIRATGSIAASRVDANALHLMVSNLAALSLGGNVSIQVDESVTTTAAAILCSPYTVTGVGGSNVCLAVPTGSLTVAADVYTTTSTVGNTAVYASGDVTLHGASIRGGTNTGYEASVDAGGAIKEGTGGRVVGHDVVLHAVGNVGATTSTSTSLNISAARVAATSDTGNISVVDVDESGINGGLTLTPSLATLDTRGCGGVAPLGLVGLTANGDVYAATYGSMSVAQAPIVGSGHSIGLEAQGNITLEAGQIVGINANNTDVSVVTLAAGMPFTSGSTTATIIDHTGSSAGTPVVVASGDIALVAHGYDEYHYYGNIWRGTDLSLTISAPNVAAYGSGKLNLWNVRSFDVITRNTLFSGTQVQGIYGYGDICLTAPTSGNGQISLSGGNVTSGTGNVGIYADGNISVGSHTINAPGGVASIVSATAGVTEQTGGSINADTVVLNTFNPIGAAGAGNTVNIDASHLSATCTQGVIYVRNTRASGLTIDTHSTLDTSGCGGVSASAPIAGVYTQTNDAEVCVYTAGNLTVASHVYANGNVTLAAPAGNITLTNGGDVYTTNADRNVALYANGSVALNQNSVTAGATTGEASIVAATGNITATNTAPGGGTVSGSQVVLWGNTGVGDHTHSIYTSTPMLAAESTNANGSGATDGNGNYLTGNVYLYNTNTGSNLQVGSFNTLDVSGCGVAANATANNVLVNGIIADAHVVDLTTTGQLALTHPITAGTNAYVRVPNSTIVQQSTSRISAVNAYIVAGGDIGTSGYDGNNTNDTSLLTHVTRDLVIKSTGGRIFADNNASASRNNVITAGGNAYLTFLDQSSNPLLLTFTSNVLNLGANVILAGSTDVSHGTSLAYHNIAPAGASADITVNRFDLTGTDTYAVIASDSGDIKASGSNHISADVVTLTARNIGVSSVPIVTDVTNRLCLDSTLSGGSIYVTDQSRPADIVFTTTGGEIHATWGTGNYLNLVAGVLSGFANQEQALTAENVYLYNRSGDITFDNYGAYGGTLSVVALSGNINGGFHPGVADVTMSAGSTTGTVYLDAVRTGAGTGSIGNTRAVVFTGANTHVNAYTEGGASASDGINLVALGDMDHFDQIYAGGSFRDQRVMDFDNFSLTYGVCRLQAVSTDNERSAGSIAITGDGLLGLHDVVAGTNAANDGSVSVTSTNGGNVRLYGETGVNGTAGIVARADAVTISMQNGGSVLNYDLANHSTYADVTAHTLDITIANGTGSVGANPCAGAGNLLLATLVDQVGLSVADGGAYVHNLQAVAWGYANGHDINVHSNNPTTDAVVLISDGTATVRSITANTNISLFTNSNGDIKVGNITDTNTSAGANTVAVISNGSILNNLGAGNTGGNYNIVATNTILVADANRSSVNNGTVTIGNGETSSTDVTHPLYLNTSYLSTYNASGGTYIRNAQGVEVVSQSYTDQACSTQTVNGMTSPTSSADWSTDYYRPWYGDLMLRTESGNITISRTITAHNVTLVGDSIVHGSGTNTDVVASSTMLLDAVGIGGTVGTAPHQLVTDAAHMAIKSDSLVNVHNLSATTVGTYDNTEHNGNGTYNYPATVTLTGIETNGAVCLLNDGSVSIDSHIVSAGDDVGVQTTAGNIYLNSNVSATTAGNTVSLDASAGGGNIANPGNSTGAYVQADHIILWGANVGDVNQNNGVTRAPIYVQGSGANPFTVSAGSSTNLVNTLVDVVGLSGNMDITSNGVSTIDCGAGSHAVTLQGWQVCYQSAGTLHDVDLINGNGPNNNRIALEAGGNITLDQVLGTSSAGHQTSLVSVHAGTENGGPGGTIVNNGVSGDQIVSTTAVLETHGNLSIRLQAQNLAATSNSGNLQVRNDSGFTVVQQDLLCSGGTVYGVSGANVCLVATTGGITLNQNVFTTTPTTGNTAVYAPGNISLNQYTIAGGTGSGSTASVQSGGVITATSGAVVGRNVVLSAQGDISSSTNTGGLLNISAANVAAQSATGGIGLYDRDAGGLNTGLTLTTLTVL